Genomic segment of Rhodocaloribacter litoris:
AAGGGCGACCGGATGCTGTTCATGTCGAACGGAAAGGAGTACGACGCCGAGGAGATCGGTATCCTGAAGCTGGGGATGCACCCGGTCGAGGCGCTGCGGGCCGGGGAGGTGGGCTATATCATCGGGTCGGTCAAAGACGTGCACGATACCCGGGTCGGCGACACGATCACGCATGCACGGCGCCCGGCCGAGGCACCGGTGGCCGGCTTCCGCGAGGTCAAGCCGATGGTCTTCAGCGGCGTCTATCCCACCAACGCCGACGACTTCGAAGACCTGCGTGCCTCGCTCGAGAAGCTCCAGCTCAACGACGCCGCGCTGACCTTCGAGCCGGAGACCTCGGCCGCGCTCGGCTTCGGCTTCCGCGTGGGGTTCCTGGGCCTGCTCCACATGGAGGTGGTACAGGAACGGCTCGACCGCGAGTTCGGCCTCGACATCATCACGACGGTGCCGAACGTGAAGTATGAGGTGCTGCTGACCAACGGGCAGGTCGTCGTGGTCGAGAACCCGAGCCACATGCCGCCCACCGGTCAGATCGAGGAGATCCGCGAGCCGTACGTCAAGGCCGAGATCATCACCCCGGCCGAGTACATCGGCAGCCTGATGCAGCTCTGCCAGGAGCGGCGCGGCGTCTACGTCAACACCCAGTACTTCGACACCGAGCGGGCGGGCCTCGTCTACGAGCTGCCCCTGGCCGAGATCATCTTCGATTTCTACGACAAGCTCAAGAGCGTCAGCCGCGGCTATGCCTCGTTCGACTACGAATTTCTGGCCTACCGCCCCAGCAACCTGGTCAAGCTCGACGTGCTGATCAACGGCGACCCGGTCGATGCGCTCTCGACCATCGTTCACCGGGACAAGGCGTACGAGATGGGGCGCAAGCTCACGCGCAAGCTCAAGGACCTGATCCCGCGCCAGATGTTCGAGGTGGCCCTGCAGGCGGCCATCGGCACGCGCGTCATCGCCCGCGAGACGGTGAAGGCCCTGCGCAAGGACGTCACGGCCAAGTGCTACGGCGGCGACATCACGCGCAAGCGCAAGCTGCTCGAAAAGCAGAAAGAGGGCAAGCGGCGGATGAAGCAGGTGGGGCGCGTCGAGGTGCCCCAGGAGGCGTTCCTGGCTGTGCTTTCCATGGAAGATTGAAACGCCGGCGGGCCCGTGCGCATCAGGAATGGTACCATCCTTGCAAGTCCAGCCTTCGGACGACGTTCAAAGCCGTAGCGGGCAGATGATGCGGTACGTGTGGATCGGGCTGGTGGCATGGTGCCTGGGGGCGGCAACGGACGGGAAGGCCCAGAGCCTGATCGACCTGTTCCGTTCCGAACGGGTCCGCGTGCAGGCCGAGCACCTTCGCCGGCAGTACGGCATGCGTGCCGTGCCGCTCCCGCCGGTGCGGATTCCGGTGCTCGCCGACACGCTGTGGGCGCGTCGCGAGCGGCCGGCCGGCCCGGCCGCCGAAGCCCCGTCGCCTCCGTCCTTCCCGATCGCGCGGTGGCAACTCGTCCGCAAGCTGGAGCGTCCCTGGTTCGAGAAGCGGTTCGCCGGAACCGCCTGGGCCTTCCTCGGGAGCAACACGTTTCACCCGCTCGACACCCTGCGCACACGCGACCTCCGGGCCCGCCTGCAGGCCCACTTCGGCCCGCCGACGCTCACGCTGGCCGAGCTGGACCTGCCCGGGGGGCGTGCCCGCAACGCCCGGGCCCGTGACACGTTCATCCAGTTCGAGTACTGGTTTGTGCTGAACGACTCGATTCCCTTCGTCGTCATGGACGTGAACGGCCCGCTGGAGCGCGGGCTCGTGGTGGCCTCGGACAGCCGCTACCGCGACGACCTGTTCGCCATCCGGCAGGCGCTCCTCGGGCGGCTGGTCGAAGAGGGCCGGCGGGAACCGTACGTGGACTACTACTTTCACGCCGATACCAACACCTGGTACCGAACCGGCTACAAGCATGGGGCGTTCTTTATGGAACGCATTCCCCGGCCCGAGCTGTTTCGCGGGCGGCCGCTCTTGCGAGGACCGGCCGGCTAGGCCGTATCCATGCCGCCTCCGTGGCCCCGGCATTCCATTCAGATAGAGAAAAAACCTTGGCAAACCCGACCACGCGAACCGAACGGCGAAAGACGCGCGCCGGAAGCCGCGCCGAACCGGCCGGCACCAACGGGCGGGCCCGGAAAGCCCCCTCGCAAAAGAGCAAGCTGCGCGAGTGGCTCGACGCCCTCGTCTTTGCGGCCGTCGTGATGCTGATCGTCCGCACCTTCTTCTTCGATCTGTTCAAGATCCCCACTCCGTCGATGGAGCGGAGCCTGCTCGTCGGGGACTTTCTCTTCGTCTCGAAGTTGCACTACGGCACCCGCACCCCCATGACGCTCGGCATCCCGTTCACGCAGATCTACATCGGCGGGCTCGAGCTGCCCTGGACCCGCCTGCCGGGCTTCAGCGAGGTGAAGCGGGGCGATGCCATCGTGTTCAACTATCCGGTCGAGGAGGCGCCCATCGAGCGCAAGACGCACTACATCAAGCGGGTCATGGGCCTGCCGGGCGAGACGCTCTCGGTGCAGGACAAGGTGGTTCACGTCGACGGCGAGCCGGTCCCGCTCATGGAGGGCATGCAGCAGCGGTGGCTCGTCTACAAGAGCAGCCCCAACGTCCGCCTCTCGCGTACCCGGCTCGAGGAGCTCGGGGTCGACCCGGCCGGCGTCGTCGATCCGCAGAACTCGGCGGTGGCCCAGGTCAACGCGACGACGGCGGCGGCGCGTGAGATCGCGTCCTGGCCCTGGGTGGAACGCGTGGAACCGGCCATCGCCCCGCCGGACGCCGGCTACAGTGAGCTCATGTATCCACCCGGCCGGGGGTATACGCCGGACAACTACGGGCCCGTGTGGATCCCGAAAGCCGGCGAGACGATCCCGCTGACGGAGGAGAACTGGCCGGTCTACGAGCCCGTGATCCGCCGGTATGAAGGCCATGTCACCGGCCGGGGGCAGGGCGGCACCTTCCTCGTCGATGGCGCAGCCGTCACCACCTACACCTTCGCCCAGAACTACTACTTCGTCATGGGGGACAACCGCGACAACTCGGAGGACAGTCGTTTCTGGGGCTTCGTCCCGGAAGATCACGTCGTCGGCAAGGCGATCCTGATTTATTTCTCCTGGGAAAAAGATGAGGGCGACCTGCTCGGGATTCCCCGGTTCGGTCGCCTCTTCAAACCCGTACCGTAGCGCTTGTTGCCGCGTCCACATAGCGATGCGACGGCACCGGGCGAGGCCCCGGTGGCTGCCGGCACGGTGGCCCGTGCGCACCGGCTGCGCACCCGCGACTGGCTCGCTGCGTTCGGGGTGGCCGTCGTGGCGGCGCTCCTGCTGCGCGCCTTCTGCTTGCAGGCCTTCCGCATTCCCACCTCCTCGATGGAGAAGAACCTGCTGGCGGGGGATTTTGTCCTGGTCTCCAAGCTCCACTACGGTCCCCGCCTGCCCCGCTCCGTCGGGCTACCGCTGACCGGCTGGTACCTGCCGGACGTCACGTTGCCGCACGTGCGGGTGCCCGGCTTCTCCCGGATCCGCCGCGGCGATGTGATCGTCTTCAACTACCCGGCCGAAGAAGGACCGGTCGATCGCAAGACGCACTACATCAAGCGGGTCGTAGGCCTGCCGGGCGAGACGCTCTCGATCCGGAACAAGGTGACCCATATCGACGGGGTTCCGCTGCCGCTGATGCCGGGCATGCAGCAGAAGTGGGTGGTGCGGGCCGAGCCCGGTGCGGTTTTGCCGCTGGAAGAGCTGGAAGCCCGTGGCGCGTCGCTCCTCTCGGTGCAGGGCGGGCTCCGCACCGGCGGTCGCATCGCCTTCGAGGCCACCCGGGACGTGGCCGAGGAGGTGGCCTCCTGGAATGCGGTCGCCTCCGTCGAACCGCTGGTGACGCCCCCGCAAGCCGGCCTCCGGCTGCGCACCTTTCCCCCCGGGCGCGGCTTCAGCCCCGACCACTACGGGCCCCTCTACATCCCCGCCCGGGGCGACACGCTCCACCTCACCGACGAGAGCTGGCCCGTCTATGAACGGCTGATCCGGCGCTACGAGGGCCACGACGCCCGCCGCCTCGACGACGGACGCTTCCTGATCGACGGGGTGCTCACGGACCGCTACGTGGTCGAGCAGGACTACTACTTCGTCATGGGGGACAACCGCGACAACTCCCAGGACAGCCGCGTCTGGGGCTTCGTCCCCATGGATCACGTGGTGGGAAAAGCCGTGCTGGTCTATTTCTCCTGGGACCTGGAACGCCACATGCCCCGTTTCGAGCGTATCCTGCACCGCATCCGCTGATACCGCAGCCCGCCCTTCCGTCAGTTCGTGCCCCGGATGCGGTCGAAGTAGTCCTGCTGGGGGGTGCCCGGCGGCACGTCGTACGGGTGGGCCGGCAGCTCCACCCGGTGCAGCACGGGGAAACGCGGGGCGTATTCGAAGGGGGTCGGGTGGCCGAAGGTCTCCTGGCCGATGACGAGCACCGTGGTCCCCGGTGCGATGACCGTGCCGAAACTGGAGGGGAACCCGTTTCCTCCGGAAGCCAGCTTCCAGCCGTCGGCCCAGTGGTAGACCCACTTTGCGTCGTCGTCGATCAGGCGAACGCATCCGTGGCTCTGGGGACCGCCCGTGGGCATGGCATACTGGTGAATGTGGATGCCGCGGGCTTCGTGGAAGTTGAACACCCAGTACATCTCCCAGGGCTCTCCCGGCGGGCTGAGCGACGAGATCCGGTACTCGGCCTTCCAGTTGAAGTTGTACCGCCCGTTCGGGGTCGGAGAGGTTTCGGCTCCCGTACTCACAATGCCCCAGCGGACGAGCTTGCCGTATTCATACGCCGCCCAGGCCTGGATCTCTTTCTCGATGATGAACAGCTTGTCGAAGTCGCGGGCGCCGGGGTAGTAGTAGGGGAACGGGCTGTAGGCGCAGAAATTCACGTCGAAGCGGTCCGGCACCACCAGCGTGTCGCCGATGTTCGTGAACGCAACCAGCTTGCGGTTCAGCAGCTCGACCAGTTTGGCACGCTCCTGCCCGAGCTGGACGTCGCCGTCGCCGAGCACCTTGTAGAAGGTGTTGCGGGCCAGCACGTTATTGTCCCGGCTGCTGTAGAGCACGTAGTATTTATAGTTGACCTCGGGCAGGGTGTCGAGGTCTTCCGGGCAGGCGGAAAGGATGCCGGAAAGGGCGGACTGGTTGATGTAGGACTGCGCCGCCGAGGGCTCCGGTGCCGTCGCGGCCAGCAGGAACAGCAGCAAGACAAGATGGCAGGTTCGTTTCATCAGCGTGACCGGATGGCGAAAGCGGGGTTCGATGGTTGTGTATCGCGTTCGAAGCAAATCCGATGCCTGGCACGACCGAGACGCCTCATGGGTTTCCGGACGGCTTTCTTCGTGAACATCGGACTAAATACTTGCCATCCGGGGTGCCCGCGCCTAATATGCGTTGAAACGGGAAGTGGGGCAAGGATATGGAAAATGCTTTTTTGAACCCGAACCCGGAAAAATACTGGCGGGTTTTTTATACGGCCCCGCGGGCGGAGAAAAAATGTGAGCAGCGGTTGCAGGAGCGCCGTTTTGAAGTGTTCTTGCCCAAGCGGGCTGTCATTCGCCAATGGAAGGACCGCAAGAAGAAGGTGATCGAGCCGCTCTTTCCCAACTATCTCTTTGCGAAGGTGGATGAGGGGGAACGGATCCGGGTGCTTCAGACGGACGGGATCGTGCGCTGTGTCTCGTTCGGAGGACGACTGGCGCAGATGTCGGAGGAGGAGATCGAAAACCTACGCATCACACAGAACGATCCGTTGCGCCTGGAGCCGCTGCACGGGCCGTTGCCGCCCCGGGGGACGAAGGTGGTGGTGCAGGAGGGGCCGTTCCGCGGGTTGAGGGGGGAGGTCGTTTCCCACCGGGGCGAGACGCACGTCGTGCTGATCGTGCCCACCATCCGGCAGGCGGTACGCATCAACATCCCGGCGGTCTGGGCACAGCCGGTGCCGGCGGATGCGGCCTCGCGCCGTTAGGCAACCGGGATGCGGAAAACGGTGGCGTGCCAGGACTGCCCTGCCGGTTGTTCGAACCGTCCCCGGCGCAGTTCGCCGACCGAGGTGAGGCTCAGGTCGAAGACGGGGGTTTCGGCGTGGATGTGTCCTTCGCGCACCAGCCGGCGGAACTCCCGGCGTTCCGCGCTCCGGACGGTGCCGTCGTCGTCACGGTAGAAGACGGTCAGGGCGGGCGCCCAGGCCGTCGCCAGCGGGGCGATGGCCGCTTCGATGTGGTGGACGGAGGCGTCGATGCCGCACCCGGAGAGGTCGCCCGCCGGCAGGTGGCCCGCCACCGCCAGAAAACGATCGTGCAGGAAGACGGCCGCACCCCGGACCGGCCGGCCGTGCGAGCTCCAGCGTGCCAGGAAAGGCTGCAGGCGTTCCAGTACCTCGGCTTGCTCCCGGGCCGTCAGGGAGCGCTCGGCCGCGTAGATCCAGAGCCGGGCCTCGTCCGGAAAGGCAGGGAAAAGCGGGGTTGACATGGCGAGACGGATCGATGCGTGGATGAACGATGCGGCAGGAACCGGGCGTTGAACGCGGGAGCCGGGGGAAAGATCGTTCATTCCAGGCGCAGCTCCTGGATGCGCAGCTCGGCCGCTTCGAGGCGTTGCAGGCAGAAGCGTGCCAGCCGGACGCCCTCCTCGTAGGCCTGCAACGCGGCGTCCAGGTCCGCCTCGTCGTTTTCGAGCATTTCCACGATGGTTTCCAGGCGGCGCAGCGCCTGTTCGAACGTCATCTCCTCGGGAGGCGGCGGGGCGGTTTGCTTGCTCATGGCGTTCCGAAGCGGAAGGGAAGGACAGCGAAACCTACGGCGGTTCCGGAAAGGATGCCAGCCGGGTCTGCGCTGCGGGGCCTACAAAGTTTGTGCGAAGAAACGATTCCGGGTGGAAAGAAGGGGCGCCGTGCCGGTTCTTCCGGGCGATAGGTGTCTGTCAACGAAACGGGACGCAACGGGTATGGATCTCGGGCTCAAAGGCAAAGTGGCCGTCGTCACCGGTGCCAGCCGGGGCATCGGCGAGCGGATCGCGCGCTCGCTTGCGGCCGAAGGATGCCGGCTGGTGATCTGTGCGCGGGGGGAGGAGGCCCTGCGCGGGGTGGCCGGCGCGATCGAGCGCGACGGCGGCGAAGTCCTGGCGCTGCCGCTGGACATCACCGCACCGGACGCTCCCGGGCGGCTTGTCCACGCCACGCTCGAGCGCTACGGCCGCCTCGACGTCTTCGTCGGCAATGCCGGCGGGAACCGCCGCAAACCCTTCGTCGAGACGACGGACGACGACTGGGAGGCGATCCTCGACCTGAACCTGAAGGCGCACATCCGCACGAGCCGGGCCGTCGTCGCTCCGATGAAAGCGGCCGGCGGCGGGGCCATCCTCTTTGTGGCGTCGATCTTTGGCCGGGAAGCCGGGGGCGCGAACCTGTCGATCTACAACACCACGAAGTCCGCCCTCATCAGCGTGGCCAAGATCATGGCCGTCGAGCTGGCCCCGTACAACATCCGGGTCAACACCGTGGCGCCCGGGTCGATTCGTTTTCCGGGCGGCAGCTGGGACCGGCGTTGCAAGGAAGATCCCGAAGGGATGGCTCGCTTCGTCGCGCAGAACATCCCGATGGGGCGGTTCGGCACGGCCGAGGAGGTGGCGGACGTGGTGACGTTCCTCGTCTCCGAGCGGGCCAGCTGGGTCTCCGGCGCCTGTGTCAACGTCGACGGGGTGCAGTCGCACTCGCTGATCTAGCCGGCCCCCGGACGGCCGGGCTAGTCGAAGCGGACGAAGGTGGCGATGACCTTCCGGATGCCGTTCTCAGGCCGGCGCCACTGCACGAGGATGGGGCTCTGGTAGGTGCCCTGCACGATGCGGCCCCGGCCGGGCTGGTCCCGGTCGGAGACCGGCAGGCTCACGTGCCGCTTCATGCGGAGGAAGCGTGAGGCCGGGTAGCGGAGAAACTTGTCGATGATGCGCTCGACCAGCGACTCGTTCAGGCCCAGCACGTCGAGCGCCTCGTTGACCAGGTGCACGAGGTCGTACTTGGCGTAGTTCCGGGCCTTGCTCGGGATCGAACGGGGGTTCAGGAGCATGTTGCGGCCCTTTTCGGCCATGAAGCGCAGGGGGTTTTGCAGCACTTCGGCCAGGTCGTGCCGCATGAGCAGGGTTTCGTATTCGTTCACGGTCAGCCCCGTGTGGAGCTCGTCCGGGGCCAGGCGCAGGTCGATGCGTCCTTTGGTGATGCCCAGGGCCTGCAGGTGTTCCAGGAGCTGCTCGTAGAGGCCCAGGCGCGGATCCCGCAGGTTGACCGAGTCGATGGGGTGGTGGGAGACCGGGACGTCGAACGTGCGGGTGGCGCTGGTTTCTTCCCGGTTGAAGCCGATGACGGTGGTGCGCCGCCGGCGCCGGTCCTCACCGTTGATGCCGTCGAGGTCGATGAAGAAGACGGGCCGGCCGGGGTGGTTGGCGTATGTCACACAGCTTTCGAGCCCGGAGCCGATGAAGGTCAGGTGGGAGTCGGCGTTGCGCGGCTCGCACTGCCGCTGTGCTTCGGACAGTTCGGTGCGCCGGTGCAGCTGGTCGTGGTGGTAGTCGGCGTTCGGGGGAAAGAGGCGCTGGAAGGAGCGGACGTACTGGCGGACGGCCTCCACGTCGTAGTTGAGCCGCTCGCACAGGCGCTGGTCCAGGTAGCCCGCCGTGGTGTGGTAGGAACAGTAGAGGACGCGGGGGAAGGCGCTGAGCCGGTCGCCGAGGCGGGGCGTGATGTCGATGATGGCAAGGCGCGACGGCGGGGTGAGTTCGAGTGTGATTTCGGCCGGCGGTGACATCATGAAGCAAACAAGGTGGAACAAAGGGCCCCGGGCGACGGCGGTACGCCCTGTGAGGTCTTCGGCGGGCTCAAAGCGCCCCATACTACGCCCGACTTCCGGGGGCGTTTCAAAATAGGGAAGGTCTCAGGAAAAATGCGAGGGATCCCCGGAAGGGGCGCGGGCGGTTACCGGATCAGGGCGGGGCGGCTGTCGTCGGCGAAGCGGAGCAGCACCTCGTCGCCGGGGTGGAGGTCGGCGGCGGCGGTGACGGGGACGCCGCCTCGCTCGACGCGGGCGTAACCGAGGTGCAGGGGGCGGCGCGGGTCGAGGAGGTGGAGCCGGGCCGTGAGGGCGTCGAGCCGGTGCCGGCGGGTCTCGAAGAGGCGCCGGGGGCTGCGCGAGAGCCGGAGGAGGAGTTCGTCGAGGCGCTGTCCGGCGGTGTGGAGCCGGTCCACCGGGCGCAGGAAGGCCCGGGAGCCGATCAGGTGCCGGATGTGGCGCCGGCGTTCCTCGACGGTCTGGGTGAGCCGGGCATGGAGCCGGTCGCAGAGCCCGCGTACGAGGAAGGCAACTTCGCGGCGGTCCGGCACCGCCAGCTCGGCCGCCATCGACGGGGTGGCGGCCCGCACGTCGGCCACGAAGTCGGCGATGGACACATCGGTCTCATGCCCGACGGCGCTGATGATCGGGATCTCGGAAGCGAAGATGGCGCGGGCCACGATCTCCTCGTTGAACGCCCAGAGGTCTTCGGCCGAGCCGCCGCCGCGCCCCACGATCAGGAGGTCCGGTCGCAGGGGGTCGCCTGCCGGCAGGGCGTTGAAGCTGTCGATGGCTTCCGCGACGGCCTCCGCCGCCCCGAGGCCCTGCACCTGCACGGGGCAGACGAGTGCCCGTACTGCGGGGAAGCGCCGCTCCAGGATGGAGAGGATGTCGTGGAGGGCCGCCCCGGTGCCCGAGGTGACGATGCCCACGGTTTCGGGGAAGGGGGGGAGCGGCTTCTTGTGCCGGGCGTCGAAGAGGCCCTCGGCAGCCAGCTTGCGCTTGAGCGCTTCGAAGGCCTGCTGCAGCGCGCCCTCCCCCGCCAGGCGCATCGACCGCACGACGATCTGCAGATCGCCCCGGGTTTCGTAGAGGGTCACCTCGCCCCGCACCCGGACGAGCAGGCCGTCCGTGGGCCGGAAGAAGAGGTGCCGCGCATAACCCTGCCACATGACGCAACGGATCTGCGCGTCGGCGTCTTTCAGCGTGAAATAGCAGTGGCCGGAGGCCGGGCGCCGGAAGTTGGACAGCTCGCCTTCGACCTGCACGTCGTCGAAGTGGGTGCCGACGAGGTCCTTGATGCCGCGCACGAGCTCGCGTACGCTGAGGATCGGTCGTTCCATCGTTCGGAAAGGGTAAATCAACGAAGCGGAGCGCCATGTTGCATGCCGACCTGCTCTCTGAAACCAGCATCCCGGATGGCAGCGATCCGGCAGACAACCCGCGCCCCGTTTGGTTCCACGAAGCGCGGGCCGGTTTGTGACCCCGGCGTAGCAGCCTGTCGGCGACGACGTGTGGGAGCAGTTTCCTATCCCGCGAACGGAAAACGTGTAGACACACGGTAAAATCCGGTGAAGACGGATTCCTTCCGGAAGGGGAGACGGGCACAAGCGCGTCTCCCCTTCGTATGTGCTGCAATCCTTCATGCACCGAACGTCGTCATGCCATCGAATCCGCCTTCCAACAAAATCAAGGTTCTTTTCGTCTGCCTCGGTAACATCTGCCGGAGCCCGCTGGCCGAAGGGGTCTTCCGGCACCTGGTGCGGGAACGCGGCCTGGAAGATCGCTTCGACATCGACTCGGCCGGCACCGGCAGCTGGCACGTGGGCGAACCACCCGACCGGCGCATGCGGGAGACGGCCCGCCGCCACGGCGTGCCCCTCGACGGCCAGCGCGCTCGCCAGTTCACCGCCCGGGACCTCGAACACTACGACCACATCTTCGTGATGGACCGGGACAACCTGCACGACGTGCTCTTTCTCGACCGCGAAGATCGCTACGGAAACAAGGTGCGCCTTTTTCGCGAATTCGACCCCGAGCCGGGCGACTACCAGGTGCCCGACCCCTACTACGGCGGGGCCCAGGGCTTCGAGAACGTCTTCGCCATCGTCGAGCGGACGGCCCGCACCCTGCTCGACCGGCTCGTGGCCGAATACGACCTTGACCAGACCACGGCCTGACCCCCCATGTTGCCCGCAGCGCTGACGGACGCCCTTGCCGCCATGCTCGGCACCTCCGTGCGCCGGTGCGAGCCGGTCGGCGGCGGGTGCATTGCCCTGGCGTGCCGCGTCGAGACGGCGGAAGGATCCTACTTCCTCAAATGGGGGCGCGGCGATGTGGCCCGCACGTTCTGGGCCGAAGCCGACGGCCTCCGCGCCCTGCACGAGGCCGCCTCGCCGCTTCTCGTGCCCGAGGTGCTGGCCCTCGGCGATCCGGACGAGGCCACCCCGGGCTTCCTGCTGATGACGTGGATCGAAGCCGGGACGCGCGGGCCGGGCTTCTGGGAGGCCTTCGGCCGCGGCCTGGCCCACCTCCACCGGCACACGGCCGGCCGCTACGGCTTCGACGAGGACAATTTCATCGGGCGGCTGCCCCAGCACAACGCCTGGGCGGACGACTGGCCGGCGTTCTTCCGCGAGCGACGCCTCGAACCGCAGGTGCGGTGGGCCCGGGAGCGAGGTCGCTGGCACCGGCGCTGGGACCGGCCGCTCGAACGCCTCTATGCCCGCCTCGACGACCTGCTGCCCGCCCGCCCGGAACCCTCCCTCCTGCACGGTGACCTCTGGAGCGGCAACGTCATGACGGCCCGTGACGGCCGGGCCGCCCTCATCGATCCGGCCGTCTACTTCGGCCACCGTGAAGCCGACCTGGCCATGACCGAACTCTTCGGCGGCTTCAACCCGGCCTTCTATGCCGCCTATCGCGAAGCCTGGCCGCTGGAACCCGGCTATGCAGAGCGCCGCGCGGTCTATAACCTGTACCACCTGCTCAACCACCTGAACCACTTCGGCGAAGGCTATGCCGGCAGCGTCGCCGAAGTGCTCGACCGCTTCGCCTGAACATGGACCGACGCCTCACGCTCGCCTGTATCCAGCACAGCGCCGGCGCCGACCTCGACGCCAACCTGAAGGAGACGACGGCCCGCGTGCGGGAGGCGGCCGGGCGTGGGGCCCGGCTCGTCGGGTTGCCGGAGTACTTCAGCCAGCTGCACCTGCACCGGGGCCGTCTCCAGCTCACCGCCTATGACGAAGCCGACCACCCGGCCCTGCCGGTGTTTCGCGCGCTGGCTTCCGAACTCGGCATATGGATCCTGCTCGGCTCGCTGCCCGTCAGCGCGCCGGACGGGCGGGCCTTCAACCGCAGCCTCCTCCTCGACGACGCCGGGCGTATCGCCGCCCGCTACGACAAGATCCACCTCTTCGATGTCGACCTGGGCCGGGGCGAGGCCTACCGCGAGTCCGGCGTCATCATGCCCGGCAGCCGGGCCGTGGTGGCCGAGACGCCCTGGGGCCGGCTCGGCCTCTCCGTCTGCTACGACCTGCGTTTCCCCCACCTCTATCGCCGCCTGGCCCAGGCCGGGGCCGAGATCCTGGCCGTCCCCTCGGCCTTCACCCGCACGACGGGACAGGCACACTGGCACGTCCTGCTACGGGCCCGCGCCATCGAGAACGGCGCCTACGTCTTCGCGCCGGCCCAGTGCGGCACCCACGGCGACGGCGCCACCTACGGCCATGCCCTCATCGTCGACCCCTGGGGACGCGTGCTCGCCGACGCCGGGGACACGCCCGGCCTCATCCTGGCCGAGATCGACCTCGACGAGGTGGCACGGGTGCGGGCGAGGATCC
This window contains:
- a CDS encoding fructosamine kinase family protein; this translates as MLPAALTDALAAMLGTSVRRCEPVGGGCIALACRVETAEGSYFLKWGRGDVARTFWAEADGLRALHEAASPLLVPEVLALGDPDEATPGFLLMTWIEAGTRGPGFWEAFGRGLAHLHRHTAGRYGFDEDNFIGRLPQHNAWADDWPAFFRERRLEPQVRWARERGRWHRRWDRPLERLYARLDDLLPARPEPSLLHGDLWSGNVMTARDGRAALIDPAVYFGHREADLAMTELFGGFNPAFYAAYREAWPLEPGYAERRAVYNLYHLLNHLNHFGEGYAGSVAEVLDRFA
- a CDS encoding carbon-nitrogen hydrolase family protein, with the protein product MDRRLTLACIQHSAGADLDANLKETTARVREAAGRGARLVGLPEYFSQLHLHRGRLQLTAYDEADHPALPVFRALASELGIWILLGSLPVSAPDGRAFNRSLLLDDAGRIAARYDKIHLFDVDLGRGEAYRESGVIMPGSRAVVAETPWGRLGLSVCYDLRFPHLYRRLAQAGAEILAVPSAFTRTTGQAHWHVLLRARAIENGAYVFAPAQCGTHGDGATYGHALIVDPWGRVLADAGDTPGLILAEIDLDEVARVRARIPSLRHDRPFDLAS